In a single window of the Rattus norvegicus strain BN/NHsdMcwi chromosome 6, GRCr8, whole genome shotgun sequence genome:
- the Ddx41l1 gene encoding probable ATP-dependent RNA helicase DDX41, with protein MEEWEPERKRARRNQATAGASHSEDEDEDYVPYVPLRQRRQLLLQKLLQQRRKGAAEEEQQDSGSGSEPRGDEDNITLGPQSNVSLLDQHQRLKEKAEARKESAKEKQLKEEEKILESVAEGRALMSVKEMAKGITYDDPIKTSWTPPRYVLSMSEERHERVRKKYHILVEGDGIPPPIKSFKEMKLPAAILRGLKKKGILHPTPIQIQGIPTILSGRDMIGIAFTGSGKTLVFTLPVIMFCLEQEKRLPFSKREGPYGLIICPSRELARQTHGILEYYCRLLQEDSSPLLHCALCIGGVSLKEQMETMRHGVHIMVATPGRLMDLLQKKMVSLDICRYLALDEADRMIDMGFEGDIRTIFSYFKGQRQTLLFSATMPKKIQNFAKSALVKPVTINVGRAGAASLDVIQEVEYVKEEAKMVYLLECLQKTPPPVLIFAKKKADVDAIHEYLLLKGVEAVAIHGGKDQEERTKAIEAFREGKKDVLVATDVASKGLDFPAIQHVINYDMPEEIENYVHRIGRTGRSGNTGIATTFINKACDESVLMDLKALLLEAKQKVPPVLQVLHCGDESMLDIGGEQGCAFCGGLGHRITDCPKLEAMQTKQVSNIGHKDYLAHSSMDF; from the coding sequence ATGGAGGAGTGGGAACCCGAGCGGAAGCGAGCTCGCAGGAACCAGGCGACTGCAGGTGCGAGCCACTCAGAGGATGAAGATGAGGACTACGTGCCCTACGTGCCCTTGCGGCAGCGCAGGCAGCTTCTGCTCCAGAAGCTGCTGCAGCAAAGACGCAAGGGAGCTGCAGAGGAAGAGCAGCAGgacagtggcagtggcagtgagCCCCGAGGAGACGAGGACAACATCACGCTGGGTCCTCAGTCCAATGTCAGCCTGCTGGATCAGCACCAGCGCCTCAAAGAGAAGGCTGAAGCACGCAAGGAGTCCGCCAAggaaaagcaactgaaggaagaagaaaagattcTGGAGAGTGTGGCTGAAGGCCGAGCCTTGATGTCAGTGAAGGAAATGGCCAAAGGCATTACCTACGACGATCCGATCAAAACTAGTTGGACACCCCCGCGCTATGTCCTGAGCATGTCAGAAGAGCGGCACGAGCGTGTTCGGAAGAAGTACCACATCCTGGTGGAAGGAGACGGTATCCCGCCACCCATCAAGAGCTTCAAGGAAATGAAGCTCCCTGCAGCTATCCTTCGAGGCCTGAAGAAAAAGGGCATCCTCCAcccaacacccattcagatccagGGCATCCCTACCATTCTGTCTGGTCGGGACATGATTGGCATCGCCTTCACGGGGTCAGGCAAGACACTGGTATTCACACTGCCCGTCATCATGTTCTGCCTGGAACAAGAGAAGCGGTTGCCTTTCTCCAAGCGGGAAGGGCCTTATGGACTCATCATCTGCCCCTCGCGAGAGCTGGCTCGGCAGACCCATGGCATCCTGGAGTATTACTGCCGTCTGCTGCAGGAAGACAGCTCCCCTCTCCTGCACTGCGCGCTCTGTATCGGGGGCGTGTCGCTGAAGGAGCAGATGGAGACCATGCGACATGGTGTGCACATCATGGTAGCCACACCGGGCCGCCTCATGGATTTGCTGCAGAAGAAAATGGTCAGCCTAGACATCTGCCGCTACCTGGCCCTGGATGAGGCTGACCGCATGATTGACATGGGCTTTGAGGGTGACATCCGTACCATCTTCTCCTACTTCAAGGGCCAGCGGCAGACTCTGCTCTTCAGTGCCACCATGCCGAAGAAGATTCAGAACTTCGCCAAGAGCGCCCTGGTCAAGCCTGTCACCATCAATGTTGGTCGTGCTGGAGCAGCCAGCCTTGACGTCATCCAGGAGGTGGAATATGTGAAGGAGGAAGCCAAGATGGTGTACCTGCTTGAGTGCTTGCAGAAGACGCCCCCACCTGTACTCATCTTTGCAAAGAAGAAAGCAGATGTGGATGCCATTCACGAATACCTCCTGCTCAAAGGAGTTGAGGCTGTGGCCATTCATGGGGGCAAAGACCAGGAAGAGCGGACCAAGGCCATTGAGGCATTCCGGGAAGGCAAGAAGGACGTCTTAGTGGCCACGGACGTGGCCTCTAAAGGCCTAGACTTTCCTGCCATCCAGCACGTCATCAACTATGACATGCCTGAAGAAATCGAGAACTATGTGCACCGAATTGGCCGCACTGGGCGCTCGGGAAACACAGGCATCGCCACCACCTTTATCAACAAGGCCTGCGATGAGTCAGTGCTCATGGACCTCAAAGCCTTGTTGCTGGAGGCCAAGCAGAAGGTACCACCTGTTCTGCAAGTGCTGCACTGTGGGGATGAGTCCATGCTGGACATCGGAGGAGAACAGGGCTGCGCCTTCTGTGGAGGCCTTGGTCATCGCATCACTGACTGCCCCAAACTCGAAGCTATGCAGACCAAGCAGGTCAGCAACATTGGCCACAAGGACTACCTGGCGCACAGCTCCATGGACTTCTGA